One genomic region from Nocardia vinacea encodes:
- a CDS encoding B-4DMT family transporter, whose protein sequence is MNGWVLRAIGLGALVVFLRAALGFAMVYWPTQGSWMRPLCLVVLLAAVVFWGVLDGRKDREVHPDPEHGSDLTILWLKTAAAAGLGSGAVSWLLDWLPRFDLGDNGLLFELTAGASFIVLLVFIPGLIGIGIGRIIADRQINKSANRSAPQAPGAAATPA, encoded by the coding sequence ATGAATGGTTGGGTGTTGCGGGCCATCGGGCTCGGTGCGCTGGTCGTTTTCCTGCGTGCCGCGCTGGGATTCGCGATGGTGTACTGGCCGACCCAGGGCAGTTGGATGCGACCGCTGTGCCTGGTGGTGTTGCTCGCCGCGGTGGTGTTCTGGGGTGTGCTGGATGGCCGCAAGGACCGTGAGGTCCATCCGGATCCGGAGCACGGCTCCGACCTCACCATCCTGTGGCTGAAGACTGCGGCTGCTGCGGGTCTGGGCAGCGGTGCGGTTTCGTGGCTGCTCGACTGGCTGCCCCGCTTCGATCTCGGCGATAACGGCCTGCTCTTCGAACTGACGGCGGGCGCGTCCTTCATCGTCCTGCTGGTCTTCATTCCGGGCCTCATCGGCATCGGCATCGGCCGCATCATCGCCGACCGCCAGATCAACAAGTCCGCTAATCGGTCCGCACCCCAGGCACCTGGCGCCGCCGCGACTCCCGCATAG